DNA from Strix aluco isolate bStrAlu1 chromosome 2, bStrAlu1.hap1, whole genome shotgun sequence:
CTCAGCTTGCCAGCCAAAAACAGGGTGTCTGGAGCATCACCAGGTTTGGGGAGCTGCCCTGTAGAGATGCAGGAGTGGGGCTCCTGCAAGAGCCGGGGTGCACACCGAGCACAGAGTGGAAAACACCACCCTCCACACTGCCTCCAGCTGTCTGGGCAAAAACGTGTGTTTCTCATCACAGATTTGCCCTTACAAATGTGATGCTACCAACTTGCTTAGTTTGACTGCTGATATTATAAGGTTTGGTGGACTGTTTAGTGCTCATTGTCCAAGAAAGGAAGGTGAGTGGATTAGGCCTAGCCTGCATTTCTCAGATACTCATCTTTGATTCCTCTGGTTGCAGAGGAAAGATTGGAAATCTTTTATGCACCCTAGAAccaaaggcaaagcaaaatatACCAACTTTTATTAATAACATTTataatttcacagtttaaaacAAAGTCATCATTTTCTGTGGTCCAATGCGTGattattaaaaatctgtattgGCAATGTTGCAGATTAACTGTGCTCTTGGAGGTATATGTAACTTGTAGAAAACCCTCCATTAAACTCAGGTAAACTGTTTATTTTGACTTCTGTGGCTCTCTAGTACTAGGGTCCCCTGGGGGATCTGCAGGTTAGGCAGCTCTGAGAGCTTACAAGCAGTGAAGCAAGAGACACAACCCCCTTATTCCCAATCATACTTCTGGCAACTCCATCTCCTTTTTATGGTCTCCTGCAGAAATCCTCtttacagagaaggaaaggaagtgaTTTTTCCAATAAACAACTCCTAATGTTTCTTCAACATTATACATCCTATTTCTTTTACTGTCACATAGCCTTCATCCCAAGAACAGGAACCTGACATTAGGccagactttttctttcttttttactttatcTTATACATGTTCCTGGGCTTTCAGTCTTGCTCGATGCAAAAATTGGAAGAAGGGATGAGCAAATTTGCCAGTGCTGCCTTGAATCTTGACTGGAGAGTAAAGGAGGGCTGACATATGCTGTCCTGCCTTTGCTACCAGTAGGACAACTAAATCTTGTCCAGTGGAAGAAGCTTGTTTCACTAAAACTGTGGACAACTCAAAATTGTGAATGATGGTGAATCCACCACAATCACTAGTATTTTCCCTGTTTCTGAAGGTATGTGAAACAGAATAGCCATTAGCCACATAAAGAGCCCAAAGTGGAGGGGAGGGAAGCTATGGGCCTGAAAAGGAATTCATTGATTGATTTGactgatggatggatggatggatggatggatggatggatggatggatggatggatggaagagacaaaagagtgaaaaaattCAGAAACCGAGGATAATCTTCTCAGTATctaggaaagggaggagaaatatCTGTGTCTTTCTGGAGGGATGGGAAGCATTCACTGAGCCACCCTTCAGAAAGTGAATGTATGCCTTTTTTTGGTGGGTATTGACTTTCAGGTCTGATCCCCATTATGGCTCAGCAAAAAGAACTACAGATTGGGGTGGCAGGACAGGCAGTGATCCTGAACTGCAGAGGCATACCACAAGGCACAGGCGTGACCTGGAAGTATTCTAAGGCTGTTATAAGGTTGTTTATAACTACCCATTTGAAAGGTAAGGCTTCCAATTCATCATCCCTTCTCCCCAGTATATGGCTGAGAAACCTCTCCCCTCCTAACCAAGCTTATTTTTTCAAAAGGCAAAGCTACCATGACTGATCGATCTGAAATCAACCCCACAAGTAAACACCTGAAGGTGTTGGACTTAAGGCTCTCCGATGCTGGCATCTACACCTGTGAATATGGCTCTCACACAGTCAGTATCTCACTGCATGTCTTTAAACGTGAGTGATTAGAGGGCTTTTATCCATGAGAAGGTGAGGTGGGACGGGATGGGACCATAGCGCTCAGAGAGACATTTCTGCTGGGATTCTTTACCCAGCTGCCATTTCTTCTGCTCTGGGCTACCATAGTTCatttctcctccatctccagggcACAAAGTCTCCGTATTCTCTTTGCTGTGACACTTGTCCCTCTCTCGCAGGAAGAGGAGTTGACTTATTGGATGcgctttttctttttacagtgacAATCTCTTTAGACGGGCACTTCCTGCCAAATGAAGTCCCCAAGCTGACTTTAATGCAAAATTCAACCCATCCTCTACCCAATCTCAACATCACATTGtttaacaataacaacaaaatggtAAGACCAAAACTCTTACAAAATGAGACCCCTCAAAAATACACACTGATGTTAAAGCAACTGGAGGCTACAGACAGCGGGACCTGGATGTGTCACATCCGTTCAGACTCTCCATTGATTAACCAGAACATCTCCTTTGATGTGAAGGTATTAGGTATGCGACAATAAAACTGCGATTCACACACAGGCTTGGGAACcactgctccttccagctcatgaGCTGAGCTTTAACTTTCCAGCATCCCAAGCAATGCTGCTCCAGGGTCGATTTCCCAGGGCTTCCAACACTGCAGCTTGGGGATTGCTCTGCTGCCTGAGCTCTGTTCCACTCTCGCTACTATTTTCCTCTCCAGGCTTAGTGAGGAGAGGATCCTCCTCTCCTTGGGGTCTGTTCTTCTCAGCTCTGGTGAGCTTGAGAGCTTTGGGTCTCTAACCTATTCTCAGATACTAACTCTCCACGCTCTCCTTCAACTGAGCACAGCATGCATCTCTCTGCATCAAGGGTGGACATGGGCAAGTGTAGCCATGTCTTTCCCTGACTCtgtatttcttgtctcttctgaaTTCAGGTTTTCAGAATCCAGATTTGGAaagaaagtatgcaactgctgaTAGCACTGTCATCTTGTCATGGTATCTGAACTTCCAGCAGATAAAATGGAAAGAAGGTTTCACAGGACAAATGAATTGGAAACAACAGGAAAGTGCAACCGCTCATGAGCTACTTGATTTCAACGTCACAGCACGAGGAGAGCAGCATGAGACCAAAAAAATCAACCGCTTTCGGTTTGAGATACCTGAAAGCAAACCTGAAAGTACCATACAAGTGGAACTCTCCAAAGTCCATTTCAACCACTCCGGGCAGTACCAGTGCCAGCTGGCATACAACGGAAGACACACGCAGAGCAAGATAGAGCTCGTGGTGATGAAAGGTGAGAGAAAGAGATGAGGAGCTGAAGAAATCTGGAAGCCACAAGAGTATATGGGTGGACCCATCTTCCCATCCCTATCACTCACGTgttcttttcttacttttacaGTCTCAGCTGACCCTGTTGGGCCACTCTCCAGAGGGGCCGAGATGACCCTGATCTGCCAGGTCTCTAGTCCACTCCCATCCAATGCCCACTTGCTTTGGAAACATATGAATGGGACTCCGATAGACATCAAAAAGTCAAAGCAGCATGAAGTAAAGGTGGAGGTGAAAGTCAGTACTGCAGGGCTGTGGAGCTGTCACCTCATAGAAGACAATGACAGCAAGATCAGCCTTAATTATATCGTGGGTATGGAAATTAGCATCACACCCCTGCCTCCACCCAAAAGCCTTAAAATTCTCTTTGTTTCTATGTCTGAATACTTTTCTCCTTCCACAGAGGAAGCTCCTGTTTGGCTTAGCTATGTGGTAATTGGAACAAGTGTTGGAGGCAGCATATTGGTGTTTGGCCTTGCATGCCTGTGCATCATCAGTGGTATAAGCTGGCAGCGCAGAAGGGTGAGTGCCCTAGTGAAGAGATAACAGTCTCCCCAAACCACAGGAGGAGTCTGATTTTCTGTCTGAGTGCGGGGCAGAACAAATAAAGGGTAAATCCTTAGACTCAAAGCAAACAGAGATGGACAGTCTGCAGATGTCAGACAGTACTTTACTACCACTTCAGAGGAAAGCATTTGAAGCATAAAAATATCCATCATTATTTATCTCTTCTCTCCTGGCAGCAACGGGCAAAAAGGATGGCACGAGCAAGACAATACTTGCTGGAAAACAAGACATGTCAGTGTCAACAGTAAGTGACAATGAGGGCATCCAAAATGGACAAAGACTGGTTTCAAGACAAGGGATCTGAATGGTTGAGCAGGGAGCTTGAGCCTGCTTAGTACTACAGTACAGCtgcatttcagcattttcaaCTCTTACTCATGTTAAATCATGCTTAAGAGTTATGAGCTATGTTTAATGAATTTCATGTTATGCCCCAAACCCACGTTAGCACTGTGCAGGGAAACTTTTGGGCAGAGAGGTTTCACTTGAATTACCTTGATGTTGAGAGATGTTAGCCAAACCCAAGCAGGTGCTCCAGAATTCACTCCACAGTGAATCTGGGTCCTGGATATTGAGGTTGTGGAAGTGGAAGGTGCATAACCAAGCTCAAGGatgaaacacaaattttaaaaatccaggaTGTCCATAATATAATTCCAGCTCTGCTAGCACAGTGCTGGACTGCAGTCTGTGAAAATTGCCAATAACCTCCTcagagcaaggaaagaaaaggaaaaaaaaacacagaacactGTGAACCGTGCCCTCTCCCAAAGGCCTTGGGTGATATGAAATACATCAGCATGTCCTGGACCTTTTCACAGGAGCAAGGATTTCTCAGCAGAGAAGCTGCTCTGTTCCAGGTCTTTAAGCTTATATGGTATCAGCCATCAGAAGCAGCTGTGGAGAAACACTGACGGCTATTTTGTCACTGCAAGTGGAGAGCTAAGGACAGTATAAATGGACAAGTTCAATGAATGTTTAGGTACAGAACTGGCCTTCCGCTTAATTTTCACTGGTGACAGTGGCAAACTGTGATAGTttcacctattttttttccactgtcacTGAGAATTCAGTGAGAATGTTTATTGGCAAATACTACTTCATAGCTGGGATGTATATGAGGTGAAGAGTTGGTTAGTATAACACGTGTCAAAGAATTCACCTCATTTTCCCCTACTTTTTATCAAGGTTAAAAAATAATCCCCATAAGGAGAGGACAAAGCCCATACAGCTACAGCAAAAACTAGATAAATCTGTCCATACAAGTGCTGATACAGTTGTTCTTTAACTCTTTGCCAAGTAAGCAGCTCAGTGTAACTGAAACCTAAACTGCAGCCATGCAGATGCACAAGTAACCCTTTGCATCCTCAGAGGCAGGCAGTCATTCTTTATGCTATGCAAAAAAGTGGGGGGTTGTCTGGCTTCAAGGTATCCAAGTGAAGCCTTTCACCTCTACAGTACTGGTACTCACATAATACTTTTCTCTTGCAGCCGGCTGAATAAGTAGTATTGCAGCACTGGAGTCAGAAGGACTGAAGAAGTCTCTGCCTGTACCTAAACACCTGCCAGCCCATAGTGCTCTGTGAATTCATCTCCTTTTCTCCTATTTTGATGTAATTCTTTATTCCTTCATCATTCTCCCAGTCTAATGCCATGGAGGGATGTTGTCTGGCTAGGAGCCGATGGACAAGACTAGGAACGCCTAAGGGTTATGATTGATCCCCAGTTCTATAATGAGAGACACTGAATAgaagagatatatatatatatatatgtatgctcGTATTTTGCTCATGCACTTAATTTGACCTTCTTGTGGAACAAATTTTATGTGCTTCTTTTATCCACCTGAGCTACAATAAATTACTtcggggttggggttttttttgcaagctGGACTAAATTTTTTGTGAGGCACTCTTGTCTGGTTCAAATTCacatttctccctttcctgccAGGATGCGGAATCCTGATTCTCACTATCTCCCACCTCCCTGGCTGCCACGAGCCTTTCATAATGCACCAGCCCTCGGCTCTCTGTGAAACCTGTCCATCCTCGTTTGCCTTTCCTGGGCAGTCTGAGCCCTGTGGCACTCCCAGACCTATCCCTCAGCCTGTAGTCTTCACCTCTCCCACAACAAACCAACGCACCAGTGAAAACATCACGAGCAGTGGGATAATCCAGGACTAATGTTGCCGGGAAGTCAGTTCAGGATACCAATAGCTTCTGGAAATCAGAGCCTGAAGAAGTTGTGAATGTTGATCTAGAAGGTAAGTCTGGGAAGGAGGTGATAAAGTAATTTCCTAGGAGAAACAAACTGACCTTGGACTGAGCAAGCCCACAGAGTGCAGAGAACAGATGCTTCTGAAAAAGCCACCAAAAATGGTTCTCAACAAAATGACTCCTTGTTGGCTCAAGAAGACGGGAAGAGGGAGTGAAAAGCCCAGGAAATTTAGGATGGAAGTAAAAGTGTGTTGCAGAGATGCCAGAAtgtcctgaaagaaaaatactgttaaaatatGTACGCAGAAGCCTTGTGTTTATAGACGTTACTCTACTGTCTGCCAGCGGCAGGTCTAAAAGGCCTTGAGGTCCTACAGCTGTCACTGGCTGTGGTCCAAGTTTGTTCATCTGTGCTGGGCTTgctggggagaggcagagagggTGTCTGGGCTGTGAGAAGGCTTCCCCGTGGTGGACACCCCCCCGCAGGACGCCCGGTGCTGGAGAAGGGTGTTTCTCTGTCACAGTCACACCAGCGTCACACCGTTGTTGACAGAGAAAAGACACGTGGCAACAACGGCAGAGACAACACCTGTGAGCTGGGGGAAATCTTCCCCACCACGGACCTCATCTCTCCCCTGGAGTGGGGACGCAGCCCCAGGCAGCTGTGGCAGCAGGTGTGGGCCACCACCGGCATCATGCCTGCTCCTCCACCGTCATTCTCAGACATGCCGTCGTCCTCCCCATAGCTTGTGCCTGTGCACACAAAACTACATTAAATTTGGAAAAGCCTTGGTTCATATCCCGGTGCATGCAGttgctcctcctgctcctgtccTGTCCCTGAACTGCCAGCGTACCTTGGAAGACAACTAGTTGAGGCCCATCAGTCTGCTAAACAAGGCATCATCAGAGCTTAAGAAGACATCAGTTTTGGGAGCTGTATGAGGGAAAATGAGCACAGGGTCAACGGTGGTCAATATAACGATCATGACAAAGTGCTTGACATAGTCCCCTCAAACAAAATCAATCCCTGGTCAATAACTGCTCGAGTAACCCAAGTCTGCTTCTCTTTCCACTCACATGGGTGTCTGGAGCAGAGGGATTATCCTAT
Protein-coding regions in this window:
- the CD4 gene encoding T-cell surface glycoprotein CD4, whose translation is MESCGRVVSSTLAIFLVLHLGLIPIMAQQKELQIGVAGQAVILNCRGIPQGTGVTWKYSKAVIRLFITTHLKGKATMTDRSEINPTSKHLKVLDLRLSDAGIYTCEYGSHTVSISLHVFKLTISLDGHFLPNEVPKLTLMQNSTHPLPNLNITLFNNNNKMVRPKLLQNETPQKYTLMLKQLEATDSGTWMCHIRSDSPLINQNISFDVKVLGFQNPDLERKYATADSTVILSWYLNFQQIKWKEGFTGQMNWKQQESATAHELLDFNVTARGEQHETKKINRFRFEIPESKPESTIQVELSKVHFNHSGQYQCQLAYNGRHTQSKIELVVMKVSADPVGPLSRGAEMTLICQVSSPLPSNAHLLWKHMNGTPIDIKKSKQHEVKVEVKVSTAGLWSCHLIEDNDSKISLNYIVEEAPVWLSYVVIGTSVGGSILVFGLACLCIISGISWQRRRQRAKRMARARQYLLENKTCQCQHRLNK